In a single window of the Malaciobacter mytili LMG 24559 genome:
- a CDS encoding DNA topoisomerase, with amino-acid sequence MDNFILVESKEIFEKFSKIIPSEFKIINLTEIYALKKNKIEILINEDDYNALSNAIKEADNLYIVYTDNYINFQEFYIKSFEDFEIEFFNKVTLDNLEINNIQYAFNAAIEIEHNEINYIIARFKIDKIIKSNVSKILKWFFKKEQILTDEEAEKLDISRLILYAATIIIKNQDKINSFIPDTYDKIGVDYIYENIQFRVKNNKKFKKDMQEELMMYFNIISDSKNEHTITNLDRKIKDIPAPLPLTKTRLQKECSYLFGFSPKETLKIAKELFEGIEIAGEKISLITSINTNSTRIDKGKKFQIYNLINKYFGKDFYFNGTREVKENSEYQLKEAIVPTKYEEEFFPDKIKSFLSEEQYRIYYFIFWITICSEMSNAQMDASEIVVNIGTEKMKTESNKIIFEGWLVRGKELVTNLNISDTIVEIPLNLYPSMRLNDFKIDTVIYPVPERTPMRYSTGRFFEKTNKDILAEEEEISLLIDDLLEQKLIVLRAKSMIEPTEKFNRIYYTLEEYAPELVNETFFIETFLALVKINEGKLEKQVLIDMYMKQLSILREKLGYSEVKEFKEDNWKKEEAKKIAKENNQHLPKHVLDNNVILSTYIKENENRVEKFGICPNCKSGEICEKSKSFICNKCDFILWKNSVLKFFEIFGKDIEIEIFKEYLKIILSKGKLLIENFYSKEVFFNKEITIEYSEKYNKWQVTFFNNKTKSNVQVIEENKDIETKTNDEELNDDEELNKIIIDFNGIDENDLKNRFTYIKNIKIGSDTIIYFEGEDFVAIKNFQNIKLYIEEKYNIKISEDFIKIDKE; translated from the coding sequence ATGGATAATTTTATATTAGTAGAATCTAAAGAAATATTTGAAAAGTTCTCTAAAATAATTCCTAGTGAATTTAAAATAATTAATCTCACTGAGATATACGCTCTTAAAAAAAATAAAATTGAAATACTAATAAATGAAGATGATTATAATGCTCTTTCAAATGCAATTAAAGAAGCAGATAATTTGTATATTGTTTACACAGATAATTATATTAATTTTCAAGAATTTTATATTAAATCTTTTGAAGATTTTGAAATAGAATTTTTTAATAAAGTTACATTAGATAATTTGGAAATTAATAATATACAATATGCATTTAATGCTGCAATTGAAATTGAACACAATGAAATTAATTACATCATTGCAAGATTTAAAATAGATAAAATTATAAAATCAAATGTTAGTAAAATACTAAAATGGTTCTTTAAAAAAGAACAGATATTGACTGATGAAGAAGCAGAAAAATTAGATATAAGCAGATTAATACTTTATGCTGCAACAATCATAATAAAAAATCAAGATAAAATCAATTCTTTTATACCAGATACTTATGACAAAATTGGGGTTGACTACATATATGAAAATATACAATTTAGAGTGAAGAATAACAAAAAATTTAAGAAAGATATGCAAGAAGAGTTGATGATGTATTTTAACATAATTAGTGATAGTAAAAATGAACATACAATTACTAATTTAGATAGAAAAATAAAAGACATCCCTGCACCTTTACCTCTAACAAAAACAAGACTTCAAAAAGAGTGCTCATATTTATTCGGTTTTTCACCTAAAGAAACCTTAAAAATAGCAAAAGAGTTATTTGAAGGCATAGAAATTGCAGGAGAAAAAATATCTTTAATAACATCAATCAATACAAATAGTACTAGAATTGATAAGGGAAAAAAATTCCAAATTTATAATCTTATTAATAAATATTTTGGAAAAGATTTTTATTTTAATGGAACCAGGGAAGTAAAGGAAAATAGTGAATATCAACTAAAAGAAGCAATAGTCCCAACAAAATATGAGGAAGAATTTTTTCCTGATAAAATTAAATCTTTCTTATCGGAAGAACAATATAGAATATATTATTTTATCTTTTGGATTACAATTTGTTCAGAAATGTCAAATGCCCAAATGGATGCAAGTGAAATAGTAGTTAATATAGGTACTGAAAAAATGAAAACTGAATCAAATAAAATTATATTTGAAGGATGGTTGGTTAGAGGTAAAGAGTTAGTAACCAATCTAAATATAAGTGATACAATTGTTGAAATTCCTTTAAATTTATATCCTAGTATGAGATTAAATGATTTTAAAATTGATACAGTTATTTATCCTGTACCTGAAAGAACGCCAATGAGATATTCAACTGGACGTTTCTTTGAAAAAACTAACAAGGATATTTTAGCAGAAGAAGAAGAGATTTCTTTATTAATTGATGATTTACTAGAACAAAAATTGATAGTTCTACGTGCTAAAAGTATGATTGAGCCAACAGAAAAATTCAATAGAATTTATTATACTTTAGAAGAATATGCACCAGAATTAGTAAATGAGACATTCTTTATTGAAACATTTTTAGCATTAGTAAAAATAAATGAAGGCAAATTAGAGAAACAAGTACTTATAGATATGTATATGAAACAATTATCTATTTTAAGAGAAAAGTTAGGCTATTCTGAAGTTAAAGAATTTAAAGAAGATAATTGGAAGAAAGAAGAAGCTAAAAAAATCGCCAAAGAAAACAATCAGCATTTGCCAAAGCATGTGTTAGACAACAATGTAATATTGTCAACATACATAAAAGAAAATGAAAATAGAGTTGAAAAGTTTGGCATTTGTCCAAATTGTAAATCAGGAGAAATTTGTGAGAAAAGTAAAAGCTTTATATGTAATAAATGTGATTTTATATTATGGAAGAATAGCGTATTAAAATTTTTTGAAATATTTGGGAAAGACATTGAAATTGAAATATTTAAAGAATACTTAAAAATAATATTGTCTAAAGGAAAGTTATTAATTGAGAATTTCTACTCAAAAGAGGTCTTTTTTAATAAAGAAATAACAATTGAATACTCTGAAAAATATAATAAATGGCAAGTTACATTTTTTAATAACAAAACAAAAAGTAATGTTCAAGTTATAGAAGAAAATAAAGATATTGAAACTAAAACAAATGATGAGGAATTAAATGATGATGAAGAACTAAATAAAATAATTATTGATTTTAATGGTATTGATGAAAATGATTTAAAAAATAGATTTACTTATATCAAAAATATAAAAATTGGTTCTGATACTATAATTTATTTTGAAGGAGAAGATTTTGTGGCTATTAAAAACTTTCAAAATATAAAACTATACATTGAAGAAAAATACAATATCAAAATTAGCGAAGATTTTATAAAAATAGATAAGGAATAA
- a CDS encoding DUF1294 domain-containing protein gives MNILYIVIAYLVCINLITFFVFYADKERAILDRYRVPEFNLLTLSFIGGLIGSFFAIYALKHKNRKVSFLLKFYVIVFIELIIAIELYRIFF, from the coding sequence ATGAATATTTTATATATAGTAATTGCTTATTTAGTATGTATTAATCTTATTACATTTTTTGTATTTTATGCAGACAAAGAAAGAGCAATTTTAGATAGATATAGAGTGCCTGAATTTAATTTACTTACTTTGTCTTTTATTGGTGGTCTTATTGGATCTTTTTTTGCAATATATGCTTTAAAACATAAAAATAGAAAAGTTAGTTTTCTACTTAAATTTTATGTAATTGTTTTTATTGAATTAATAATAGCAATTGAGCTTTATAGAATTTTTTTTTAA
- a CDS encoding ParA family protein, producing MVDNDLLEINLDEFIVGSLTKPVNEKIAKVVEVHESTIRHRQKNNPEQFEENLLSYRMEKSPFVTLEDYNKFKNTSFVKEDVLEKRIPGILNKDGEVLIPTVLEEMIEAYKLIQKFGECIVISLSNFKGGVGKSTTAINLASVLAFMSTNSNKKGKVLIVDLDIQGNTTSMFDLYRYKKDKKIDLQINKIDELYDLENSDFKYTIVDLMAEVENDNIETMVKDGIINLNHKVKTAGQIDIIPNSCSIENALKYEDIDKVLKTYGNVNKVLDEILSYVKDDYDFVIIDTPPSISLPLRMSIMATDYFIISLTADKMARDGIAPFLVPIEMHKKTYRKEKGKDIVVLGGIINKFQKNINIQRTNKDIINEDLYINTDSSDLGSAQLFNQVIKLDNVLNESQYDTGSVLVYNPTHELVRDYFNLTIEILDAIIIDKMSKN from the coding sequence ATGGTTGATAATGACTTATTAGAAATAAATTTAGATGAATTTATTGTAGGTAGTTTAACTAAACCAGTTAATGAGAAAATAGCAAAGGTTGTTGAAGTTCATGAGTCTACAATAAGACATAGACAAAAGAATAATCCTGAACAATTTGAAGAAAATTTGTTATCTTATAGGATGGAAAAATCTCCATTTGTAACATTAGAAGATTACAATAAATTTAAAAATACTTCTTTTGTAAAAGAGGATGTTTTAGAGAAAAGAATACCAGGTATTTTAAATAAAGATGGAGAAGTTTTAATTCCAACAGTCTTAGAGGAAATGATAGAAGCATATAAATTAATTCAAAAATTTGGTGAATGTATTGTAATATCACTATCAAATTTTAAAGGTGGTGTAGGAAAGAGTACTACTGCAATTAATTTGGCATCAGTATTAGCATTTATGTCAACGAATTCAAATAAAAAAGGAAAAGTTTTAATAGTTGACTTGGATATTCAAGGGAATACTACATCAATGTTTGATTTGTATAGATATAAAAAAGATAAAAAGATAGATTTGCAAATAAATAAAATAGATGAATTGTATGATTTGGAAAACTCTGATTTTAAATATACAATAGTTGATTTAATGGCTGAGGTTGAGAATGATAATATAGAAACAATGGTAAAAGATGGAATTATAAATTTAAATCATAAAGTAAAGACTGCAGGACAAATAGATATCATACCTAACTCTTGTAGTATTGAAAATGCACTTAAGTATGAAGATATAGATAAAGTGTTAAAAACATATGGAAATGTAAATAAAGTATTAGATGAAATACTATCTTATGTAAAAGATGATTATGATTTTGTGATAATAGATACACCTCCATCAATTTCACTACCATTAAGAATGAGTATTATGGCAACTGACTATTTTATTATTTCATTAACTGCTGATAAAATGGCAAGGGATGGGATAGCACCTTTCTTAGTTCCAATAGAGATGCATAAGAAGACTTATAGAAAAGAGAAAGGTAAAGATATTGTAGTTTTAGGTGGTATTATAAATAAATTCCAAAAAAATATTAATATCCAAAGAACAAATAAGGATATTATTAATGAGGACCTATATATAAATACTGATAGTTCTGATTTAGGAAGTGCACAACTTTTTAATCAAGTTATTAAATTAGATAATGTGTTAAATGAGTCTCAATATGATACGGGATCTGTATTAGTATATAATCCAACACATGAGTTAGTTAGAGATTATTTTAATTTAACTATTGAAATATTAGATGCTATAATCATTGATAAAATGTCTAAGAATTAG
- a CDS encoding ParB/RepB/Spo0J family partition protein, whose translation MSFKEILELSSLEIFEYILKNPKDETNILAELKKKYKTKFFQVSADLKSSKLNNNGAGALKKEFIETITKDKSFRELEVDKIKANPFQPRRRFDEDKLKELCDSIVAHGLIQPIVVVENEEDKTFTLIAGERRLRAHKLANLKTIKAIVLTDIDVLKMKNLAIIENMDRVDLNCVELGLSYKELKDSENLSIRDLAKLLGRDKNFIAARLRLTEFSEDDMKFIIGHNINNISKLHKILETEHTCHRVLLEKLSNNELTNEEIDKFKVDEIKKLEDEKIVEKTSSKTTVREVNHDVIPDDDFSHVKAGIINDTQREEDIDVIAGEEDEKEISTKGESYEIKKEETKIEIVIDTNLLSKNELDSIIDYLKKL comes from the coding sequence ATGAGTTTTAAAGAGATATTAGAATTAAGTTCTTTAGAAATATTTGAATATATTTTAAAAAATCCAAAAGATGAAACAAATATATTAGCAGAATTAAAGAAGAAGTATAAAACAAAGTTTTTTCAAGTAAGTGCAGATTTAAAATCATCAAAACTTAATAATAATGGTGCAGGAGCATTAAAAAAAGAGTTTATTGAAACTATTACAAAAGATAAGAGCTTTAGAGAATTAGAAGTAGATAAAATTAAAGCAAATCCTTTTCAGCCTAGAAGAAGATTTGATGAAGATAAATTAAAAGAATTATGTGATTCAATTGTTGCTCATGGATTGATACAACCTATAGTTGTTGTAGAGAATGAAGAAGATAAGACTTTTACATTAATTGCGGGAGAGAGAAGACTACGTGCACATAAACTAGCTAATTTAAAAACCATAAAAGCAATTGTATTAACAGATATTGATGTATTAAAAATGAAGAACCTTGCAATTATTGAGAACATGGATAGGGTTGATTTAAATTGTGTAGAATTAGGATTGTCGTACAAAGAATTAAAAGATAGTGAAAACTTATCAATAAGGGATTTAGCAAAATTATTAGGGAGAGATAAGAATTTTATTGCTGCAAGATTAAGATTAACAGAATTTTCAGAAGATGATATGAAATTTATTATTGGACATAATATAAATAATATTAGTAAGTTACATAAAATTTTAGAGACTGAACATACTTGCCATAGAGTATTACTTGAAAAACTATCTAATAATGAATTAACTAATGAAGAGATTGATAAATTTAAAGTAGATGAAATCAAGAAACTTGAAGATGAGAAAATAGTAGAAAAAACCTCATCAAAAACAACTGTAAGAGAAGTAAATCATGATGTGATACCTGATGATGATTTTTCACACGTTAAAGCAGGAATAATTAATGATACTCAAAGGGAAGAAGATATTGATGTTATTGCTGGGGAAGAAGATGAAAAAGAGATATCAACTAAAGGTGAATCTTATGAGATTAAAAAAGAAGAAACAAAAATAGAAATTGTTATTGATACTAATCTACTAAGTAAAAATGAGTTAGATAGTATTATAGACTACTTAAAAAAACTATAA
- a CDS encoding helix-turn-helix domain-containing protein, protein MYLKEFREKLNLTQNELSNILDIAQTAIARYENDKVKPTSTVLLKYINELNANPNFLFLGIEPHLLNNLPKLDSSNMDLLNDITLMMFQEHLREKLNKILIDEIIQRFEKQNDSLVAKLLEILQMDNPVKNRPFLFLYYIFQLIEKDFTDAPKEISDYKQYLGDIITNYMVITWKNQPLFTEKIKNEIRDFLDVKLTTKECELLVKNYKNTLEILEQKMSPSMIKFHQNTFKSLI, encoded by the coding sequence ATGTATTTAAAAGAATTTAGAGAGAAATTAAATTTAACACAAAATGAGTTGTCTAATATTTTAGATATTGCACAAACAGCCATTGCTAGATATGAAAATGACAAAGTTAAGCCAACATCAACTGTTTTATTAAAATATATTAATGAACTCAATGCCAATCCAAATTTTTTATTTTTGGGGATTGAACCCCATTTATTGAACAATCTTCCAAAATTAGATTCATCAAATATGGATTTATTGAATGATATAACGCTTATGATGTTTCAAGAACACTTAAGAGAGAAACTCAATAAGATTTTGATTGATGAAATTATTCAAAGATTTGAAAAACAAAACGATTCACTCGTAGCAAAACTTCTTGAAATCCTACAAATGGATAATCCAGTAAAAAATAGACCATTTTTATTTTTATACTATATCTTTCAGCTCATTGAAAAAGATTTTACTGATGCACCAAAAGAGATTAGTGATTATAAGCAGTATTTAGGGGATATTATTACTAACTATATGGTAATTACTTGGAAAAATCAGCCTCTATTTACTGAAAAAATAAAAAATGAAATTAGAGACTTTTTAGATGTGAAGCTAACTACAAAAGAGTGTGAGCTTCTTGTAAAGAATTACAAGAATACTCTTGAGATCTTAGAACAAAAGATGTCGCCATCAATGATTAAGTTTCATCAAAATACTTTTAAAAGTCTCATATAA
- a CDS encoding AAA family ATPase yields MIGRINEISILNNLCNSSKSELLALYGRRRIGKTYLINYMFNEHKKECTFFRFTGSYELDNSTQIENFIESIYDWFKVEPTKDINSWSKAFIFLKRVITSHQSKNGKFVLFIDEIPWIDKKNNNGFLGALGHFWNDFCEPNKNIIMIICGSNSSWIKNKIFEDSNGPLYQRLTEKIHLKPFDLKETKEYLLNEKGFLIDDKTVVELYMIFGGVAKYLSFLNPKKRIDENIDELFFRIDGHLNKEFTTIFKSLYQDRASFLISIINFLSSKQSGFTLNEIADGLEIKVGAKLKNGVEDLLECGFIHGLSKFNSKINTKYIISDPYILFYQKWLNDKSKNDIMNLSLPYWNSIATSQKYNIWSGFAFETVCLTNIDLYLDVRKTKGLMRSYSYWNYKSDNKNEQGAQIDILIEYTNNVYEIVECKFYNDEFEITDSYRKNILNKINMFSKYGVKGKFELKFAMLTSYGCKRNSHFNSLQIADDVKISQLI; encoded by the coding sequence TTGATTGGTAGAATAAATGAAATTTCAATTTTAAATAACTTGTGCAATTCCTCAAAAAGTGAATTATTAGCTTTGTATGGTAGAAGAAGAATAGGAAAAACATATCTAATTAACTATATGTTTAACGAACACAAAAAAGAATGTACATTTTTTAGGTTTACAGGCTCATATGAGTTAGATAATTCTACGCAGATAGAAAATTTTATTGAATCAATTTATGATTGGTTTAAAGTAGAACCAACAAAAGATATTAACTCTTGGAGTAAAGCTTTTATATTTTTAAAAAGAGTTATTACATCACATCAATCAAAAAATGGAAAATTTGTATTATTTATTGATGAAATACCTTGGATTGATAAAAAAAACAATAATGGTTTTTTAGGTGCGTTAGGTCATTTCTGGAATGATTTTTGTGAACCAAATAAAAATATTATTATGATTATATGTGGTTCAAATTCATCCTGGATTAAAAATAAAATATTTGAAGATTCAAATGGTCCGCTCTATCAAAGACTTACAGAAAAAATTCATCTTAAACCCTTTGATTTAAAAGAAACTAAAGAGTATTTACTAAATGAAAAAGGTTTTTTAATTGATGATAAAACTGTTGTAGAACTTTATATGATTTTTGGAGGAGTTGCAAAATATTTAAGTTTTTTAAATCCTAAAAAAAGAATTGATGAAAATATTGATGAATTGTTTTTTAGAATTGATGGGCATTTAAACAAAGAATTTACAACTATATTTAAATCACTATATCAAGATAGAGCATCATTTTTAATCTCAATTATTAATTTCTTATCTAGTAAACAATCAGGTTTTACTCTAAATGAAATCGCAGATGGATTAGAAATAAAAGTTGGTGCAAAGTTAAAAAATGGAGTTGAAGATTTATTAGAATGTGGCTTCATTCATGGGCTATCTAAATTTAATTCAAAAATAAATACAAAATATATAATTTCAGATCCATATATACTTTTTTATCAAAAATGGTTAAACGATAAAAGTAAAAATGATATTATGAATCTTAGTTTACCATATTGGAATTCTATTGCAACAAGTCAAAAATATAACATTTGGAGTGGATTTGCTTTTGAAACAGTATGTTTGACAAATATTGATTTATATTTAGATGTCAGAAAAACAAAAGGCTTAATGAGAAGTTATTCTTATTGGAATTATAAGAGTGATAATAAGAATGAACAAGGAGCACAAATTGATATCTTAATTGAATATACGAATAATGTATATGAAATAGTTGAGTGCAAATTTTATAATGACGAATTTGAAATTACAGATTCATATAGAAAAAATATTTTAAACAAAATCAATATGTTTTCAAAATATGGGGTAAAAGGAAAATTTGAATTAAAATTTGCAATGTTAACAAGTTATGGTTGTAAAAGAAATAGTCATTTTAATAGTTTACAAATTGCAGATGATGTAAAAATATCTCAGCTAATTTAG
- a CDS encoding DnaB-like helicase C-terminal domain-containing protein codes for MNINDITEIISMSDILYKRIFDLKSDFSKIIKEELCEYDNEVFFITNTSRLAKYIKLEKNYKVLIFSYSFFKDKNLDLKLNDKSEDKKNKDIFGREIIKTGFYDLDRRLLMFKGEFVIIASRPMIGKSNFIAQLCNNQIRIDLNIGVYNLEQSKETFYAKILSQNTSIPLNNIIKNDLDDIQIEILKSSFEDLNNRFLIDTANYNIKGLITKIKKDYIFNKFDVVYIDYLQLIKSTTSLELRYLELNQISRELKILAKELNILIIATSELNRNLESRYDKRPLLNDLRDSGTLEDDADKVIFLYRDDLYREKEEAKKEREAYEKGEKYKSTFISKPVEEVEIIIGKQRNGPIGTVKLDFYKQYTKFSDKLNSNETPIEIVFEAVGDANKETNIDIPMIL; via the coding sequence ATGAATATAAATGATATAACAGAAATTATTTCTATGTCAGATATTTTATATAAAAGAATATTTGATTTAAAAAGTGACTTTAGTAAGATTATAAAAGAGGAATTGTGTGAGTATGATAATGAGGTTTTCTTTATAACTAATACTTCAAGACTTGCAAAATATATTAAATTAGAAAAAAATTATAAAGTATTAATTTTTTCATATTCTTTTTTTAAAGATAAAAATTTAGATTTAAAATTGAATGATAAATCAGAAGATAAAAAAAATAAAGATATATTTGGTAGAGAAATCATTAAAACAGGGTTTTATGATTTAGATAGAAGATTATTAATGTTTAAAGGAGAATTTGTAATTATTGCTTCCAGACCAATGATAGGTAAAAGTAATTTTATTGCACAACTATGTAATAATCAAATAAGAATAGATTTAAATATAGGAGTTTATAATCTTGAGCAATCAAAAGAAACATTTTATGCCAAAATACTATCTCAAAATACCTCAATACCTTTAAATAATATTATTAAAAATGATTTGGATGATATACAAATTGAAATTTTAAAATCTTCTTTTGAGGATTTAAATAATAGGTTCTTGATAGATACAGCAAATTATAATATTAAAGGACTTATTACAAAAATTAAAAAAGATTATATATTTAATAAATTTGATGTAGTTTATATAGATTATTTACAACTTATTAAATCTACAACTTCACTTGAGTTAAGATATTTGGAACTTAATCAGATAAGTAGAGAACTAAAAATATTGGCTAAAGAATTAAATATCTTAATTATTGCAACTTCTGAATTGAATAGAAATTTAGAAAGTAGATATGATAAAAGACCTTTATTGAATGATTTGAGAGATTCAGGAACACTAGAAGATGACGCTGATAAAGTTATTTTTCTTTATAGGGATGATTTATATAGGGAAAAAGAAGAAGCAAAAAAAGAGAGAGAAGCTTATGAAAAAGGAGAAAAATACAAATCTACCTTTATTAGTAAGCCTGTGGAGGAAGTAGAAATTATTATAGGAAAACAAAGAAATGGACCAATAGGTACAGTAAAACTTGATTTTTATAAACAATATACAAAATTTTCAGATAAACTAAATAGTAATGAAACACCTATTGAAATTGTATTTGAAGCTGTTGGTGATGCAAATAAAGAGACAAATATTGATATACCTATGATACTTTAA
- a CDS encoding AAA family ATPase: protein MFKTGSPVKGADFIDRKKHLPIFKAYLENNQHVMIKAPRRFGKTSLVKHVFEHESNYTYIYVDLRRATNLKLLANQIIEKAYSFVGIDNFFYQFKKSITGLLKSIQKVKIDDIGEITLQYLEKDEIDEVEYFLHAMEIVETIAAKKNIKIKFVFDEFQDILRIADNFILEQLRSVIQHHENVTYIFLGSIETIMTKIFEDKTSSFFHFARVMPLSGLDVNELYEYTKELLNTLKVNYDESLYNFLFFLQGHPDYSAQFLQSLYFKIKIEDIKIIDNELCIDTLKNSIIENRAYLEELIMKAKQKKHHYEALLSIANNKVIKLNSKTLYSVHSSLEDMGLIKKIDRANYIINDIFLNILLQQKDDENIIIEIDRHNK from the coding sequence ATGTTTAAAACAGGAAGCCCTGTAAAAGGTGCTGATTTTATTGATAGAAAAAAACATTTACCAATATTTAAAGCATATTTAGAAAACAATCAACATGTTATGATTAAAGCTCCAAGAAGATTTGGTAAAACTTCATTGGTTAAACATGTATTTGAACATGAGAGTAATTATACTTATATCTATGTTGATTTAAGAAGAGCAACTAATCTTAAATTACTTGCTAATCAAATTATTGAAAAAGCATATTCTTTTGTTGGTATTGATAACTTTTTTTATCAATTTAAAAAATCAATTACAGGTCTTTTAAAATCTATACAAAAAGTAAAAATTGATGATATTGGAGAAATAACTTTACAATATCTTGAAAAAGATGAAATTGATGAGGTTGAATATTTTTTACATGCAATGGAAATAGTTGAAACCATAGCTGCTAAAAAGAATATCAAAATAAAATTTGTTTTTGATGAATTCCAGGATATATTAAGAATTGCAGATAATTTTATTTTAGAACAATTAAGATCCGTAATACAACATCATGAGAATGTAACTTATATCTTTTTAGGTAGCATAGAAACAATTATGACAAAAATCTTTGAAGACAAAACCTCATCATTTTTTCATTTTGCAAGAGTTATGCCTTTAAGTGGTTTGGATGTTAATGAACTATATGAATATACAAAAGAATTATTAAATACTTTAAAAGTTAATTATGATGAAAGTTTATATAATTTTTTATTTTTTTTACAAGGTCATCCTGATTATTCAGCACAATTTTTACAATCACTATATTTTAAAATAAAAATTGAAGATATCAAAATTATTGACAATGAATTATGCATAGATACTTTAAAAAATTCAATTATTGAGAATAGGGCATATTTAGAAGAGCTTATAATGAAAGCAAAACAGAAAAAACATCATTATGAAGCTTTATTATCTATTGCTAATAATAAAGTTATAAAACTAAATTCAAAAACACTTTATAGTGTGCATAGTTCTCTAGAAGATATGGGATTAATTAAAAAGATTGATAGAGCTAATTATATTATTAATGATATTTTTTTAAATATTTTGTTGCAGCAAAAAGATGATGAAAATATCATAATTGAAATAGATAGACATAATAAATAA
- a CDS encoding helix-turn-helix domain-containing protein produces the protein MDFSKKIELIQKKLGFTQKDFSIKLGISQNTISQYITGKRVPDINTIQKLIEIGVSPIFLFGDSEEPFDKTYDIFLKAKKISLENSNERELQSILDKFLSEELTLKKIKVKIQRKKNIEFLEKLRELANGDSERMIILFYAILLDLEKNKLLITNDNLNIKFSEIIEKHDFSYFDTLKFGIIFTKKDLSNLKNWIEKELDSVSIIEILSSLPTLKELIKNELGPINKRAISAVEKLFL, from the coding sequence ATGGATTTTTCTAAAAAAATTGAACTTATTCAAAAAAAATTAGGTTTCACACAAAAAGATTTTTCTATTAAATTAGGAATATCGCAAAATACTATTTCTCAATATATAACAGGGAAAAGAGTACCAGATATTAATACTATTCAGAAATTAATAGAAATTGGAGTTTCACCAATTTTTTTATTTGGTGATTCAGAGGAACCTTTTGATAAGACTTACGATATCTTTCTAAAAGCTAAAAAAATATCATTAGAAAATTCTAACGAAAGAGAATTACAAAGTATACTTGATAAGTTTTTATCTGAGGAATTAACTCTAAAAAAAATAAAAGTTAAAATTCAAAGAAAGAAAAATATAGAATTCTTAGAAAAGCTAAGAGAACTTGCAAATGGGGATTCTGAAAGAATGATAATTCTATTTTATGCAATTTTGCTTGATTTAGAAAAAAACAAACTTTTAATTACTAATGATAATTTAAATATTAAATTTTCTGAAATTATAGAGAAACATGATTTTTCTTATTTCGATACATTAAAATTTGGAATAATTTTCACAAAAAAAGATTTATCGAATTTAAAAAATTGGATAGAAAAAGAACTTGACAGTGTATCTATTATTGAGATTTTATCAAGCTTACCTACATTAAAAGAATTGATTAAAAATGAATTAGGCCCAATTAATAAAAGAGCAATATCAGCCGTAGAGAAATTATTTTTATAA